The genomic segment gtgtcatccatgaaggctttcaaaggaggtatctggtatccgttattgaggtcggctcgatccgttcccttcattgaggccttcaagatcacttccattgccagcacgaacaggactggagaaattgcacagcccatggctatgcccacttccagattgattcAATATGtcatgtattccttggtggtgaaacGCATTGAGAaaccatggaagtacttcttcagcatttccctgatgttcgttggtacatggtgcatctcgagagccagttggatcatctctTGAGGAACTGACCCatacgcatttgccagatccagccataccacgttgaggttctttttctctgccttagctctttggattgcatcccaaatcattgtggcatgttctacacagccaggaactcctgggatgccacctttctggactgacacattcAGGTGCCCATTGtctgtgaggtattttgtcagtcttacagccatgacagagaagatttttccttcgacattcagCAGCGATATTAGTCTGAACTGGCTGATAGTACTTTAATTCTGttctttcgggatgtacacgccatAATAGATTGTAAGTCTCCAGAAATAAGCCATATTTCCagattaatggtttatttcgtttagATTCGTTCAaaaatccaaaaattctaaaaaccacttcccactgagttagcagagggtaggttgtgtttggtaaGAAGGCgacgtgacctcgtttttcttgttcacaatcaaaaggaaagaaatacaaattctggacagaatacatacagtGTACTTACTACAACATCAGCGTGTTTACTTTATATTGTCACGGACGACCTAGTGGTTGCAgtattttgttatatatttttgATCAGATGGGGTTTCGAATCTGTATCGTTCCCTTTTCCGCAGGCGAAGTTGTCGGATGCAGTTGGACCATTGAGATTATCAGAGACGGGTGTGTTAGCGTTGTTTGTGCACAGGCTTTTTATCATGCATGTTTCTCTTTGTAGCTGGTGGTAGGGCCAGAAGCGTGCCATGGTTTTCCAATAATGTTTTGTGTGACACAATTTATGCagacaactggaaaaaaaaggttatttcatcatctcactttgttcacacaattGTCAACATCAATAATGGTTCCAACAATGCAACTGTTTCAAATGGGTCATTCAGCTTTTTGTTGAACTAGAAGATTAGTGGAATATTGACATTCCCCTTTATCTTTACTGCTATCATTAGCTTATGTCATTCTCTGATACAAGCCGAGTATTATGTGGGCTACATGTATATAAATAAGGGATGTCTGggctacatgtatataaatggTGTGTTTCCAGATCACGGTGCTGTTGATGGTGGCCACATTGACGGCCCTCAACGCCCACTTCCTGGTGAGCTTTACCCTGTTCAATAACAgtgacccctccacacccccatgcTGGTACGTGGACAACGCCCACCTAGAGCACTACAGTACGTTCGTCTACCCCTGGCTGGACCTGGTCttcacctccttcctcccctcactgctgCTTCTCCTGGGCAACTCCGCTCTCGCGGCCTCCCTCTACCGCTCCGTGCGCCAGGCCCGTCAGATGAGCAGCCGTGCggacaccacaaccaccaccacccgaaaGAAAGCGGCGTCATCACTGACCGTGACGTTGATGTGCGTTTCTGTGACGTTTTTATGTCTGACGTTGCCAGTGTCCCTCTTCCTCATCACGGAGAAATACCTTGACTTCAGCGATGCGTATTACGTAGcctggttggagcttgtgtggGTGGTGCTCAGCTTGTTGTCTTACTGCAATTTTGCCATCAATTTTTACGTGTACTGTCTGACGGGTACCAAGTTTCGGGTGCAGTGTCGACGTCTGCTGCTGTGTGGTGCGGGGCGAGGTGCACGTGCCATGACGACGTCCGCGACGTTGGTCACTTCCACTTCCAAGACGACGTGCCGCGATCAGCACAGCTCTGCTCTGGGCCAGAATGTGGAAGAAGTGGAGCATGACATGGATGATTTCTGATCAGTCATGATGGGGACATTGTTGTTCCTCCATGTGTACAACACAGTGGatacctggcacacacacacacacagtacagataTGTGATCAGAAATTCATTTTCTGCAAGCTCATTTGTAATGCTCATCGTTTTTGTCTgggtttattctctctctctctctctctcttgctccgaCTGAATTACATACAAGTCTATGAAGGTTGTTCCCACCACTGTGCTTCAGCTGCAGCTCCCAAGAAAGGATAAGGTAGTTTTTCTTTaatccttttcttctctttctcactggcTAACTGTTTTCGAGGACAGTCTCCCCGGATGGAAGTCAACGAAATCAAGCAGACTGGTGGGATGGCACAACTGCCCAaatctatgttcacac from the Babylonia areolata isolate BAREFJ2019XMU chromosome 21, ASM4173473v1, whole genome shotgun sequence genome contains:
- the LOC143296489 gene encoding uncharacterized protein LOC143296489; this translates as MDSYYLTTMSEMATVSNISTAETSGYMSTNTVSEKVLSVRDITSFAPYEAGMVLWKVCCPIILALGTFGNSMTLVILRTVPLGGAGVSVFFSALAASDLVVLYTGLLRRWVLSLWSLDFRQLHDVMCRMHLFLVYLSRMTSSWFLVAMTMQRVASVLWPHRVALLCTRRKSQITVLLMVATLTALNAHFLVSFTLFNNSDPSTPPCWYVDNAHLEHYSTFVYPWLDLVFTSFLPSLLLLLGNSALAASLYRSVRQARQMSSRADTTTTTTRKKAASSLTVTLMCVSVTFLCLTLPVSLFLITEKYLDFSDAYYVAWLELVWVVLSLLSYCNFAINFYVYCLTGTKFRVQCRRLLLCGAGRGARAMTTSATLVTSTSKTTCRDQHSSALGQNVEEVEHDMDDF